The following coding sequences are from one Triplophysa dalaica isolate WHDGS20190420 chromosome 12, ASM1584641v1, whole genome shotgun sequence window:
- the LOC130432815 gene encoding ankyrin repeat domain-containing protein 34A, which yields MGDGGALHTEGNALLKAVFQGKLRLARLLLEGGAYINEGNERGETPVIAACLAGYDDQQTRQRMVRYLLEKGADPNIADKSGRTALMHACAEQAGKEVVSLLLENGADPSLKDYAGASALVHAINKGDRETLQVLLDACKAKGKEVIIITTDTSPSGTKKTKQYLNSPPSPGVVDKITPACMSPSEVEIHTSGSAPGEAGIFNFTLSSALPLPSSRPQNERRPPPRKLLKRLNSEPWGLVAPSVLAERVERMEGDLAEEDKLVSEMNGLSVSGPGRPLLSRRHSIETHDPSSPKLMDRSCSEDCAALCGSSWADKVHQHQSLYRRNTAPETQDNAAQATAQAIRGLQHPKLTRMEHYESDTHLCPTSIPGSPDSGRVSVERRKYNASPLSLLTSSSRESLESIPNSVSPITMRRRPPGLLERRGSGTLLLDHISHTRPGFLPPLNVNPQRPIPDIRANGKPTSPVHSGSKILLPVAPSSPKRPDFKMKKKLIRRHSMQTEQMKQLSTFREILTEKSDMNGLSMWNSSTTAIFLKRL from the exons ATGGGTGACGGAGGGGCCTTGCACACAGAGGGCAATGCCCTTCTGAAAGCTGTTTTCCAAGGCAAACTCCGCCTCGCACGTCTCCTCCTGGAGGGCGGTGCCTACATCAATGAAGGGAACGAGCGAGGGGAGACGCCTGTAATAGCAGCCTGTCTGGCAGGATATGATGATCAGCAAACCCGGCAGCGAATGGTGCGGTACCTCCTGGAGAAGGGAGCTGACCCAAATATAGCCGATAAATCAGGTCGGACTGCCTTGATGCATGCGTGTGCAGAACAGGCAGGTAAAGAAGTGGTGTCCCTGCTCCTGGAAAATGGAGCCGATCCTAGTTTGAAAGACTACGCTGGGGCCTCTGCGCTCGTACACGCCATCAATAAGGGCGATAGAGAAACTCTCCAGGTCTTATTAGATGCTTGCAAAGCCAAGGGAAAAGAGGTGATCATTATAACCACAGATACATCTCCCTCTGGCACTAAAAAGACCAAACAATACCTGAACTCTCCCCCATCTCCAGGTGTGGTGGACAAAATCACACCTGCCTGCATGTCTCCATCCGAGGTGGAGATCCACACATCTGGCTCTGCTCCTGGTGAAGCCGGTATCTTCAACTTCACTTTGAGCTCGGCGCTCCCTCTACCCTCCAGCAGACCACAGAATGAGAGGAGACCACCACCCCGCAAACTTCTTAAAAGACTGAATTCTGAGCCCTGGGGGCTGGTGGCTCCTTCCGTGCTAGCTGAGAGAGTCGAGCGGATGGAAGGGGATTTAGCAGAAGAGGATAAGTTGGTCTCGGAGATGAACGGGCTGTCAGTTTCAGGTCCAGGCAGACCTCTTCTGTCAAGGAGACACAGCATAGAAACCCATGACCCATCCTCTCCGAAGCTCATGGATCGGTCCTGTTCTGAGGACTGTGCAGCGCTGTGCGGTTCATCCTGGGCTGATAAAGTCCATCAACACCAGTCCCTGTATCGCAGAAACACGGCCCCTGAAACCCAGGACAATGCGGCACAGGCAACGGCACAGGCCATACGTGGCCTACAACATCCCAAACTCACCCGCATGGAACACTACGAGTCAGACACCCATCTGTGTCCAACCTCCATCCCTGGATCTCCTGATTCCGGACGCGTCTCTGTGGAGCGTCGCAAATACAACGCCTCACCCCTGTCCCTCCTCACCAGTTCCTCCCGAGAATCTCTTGAGAGCATTCCCAACTCGGTGTCTCCCATCACGATGAGGAGACGTCCACCAGGACTGTTGGAACGGCGGGGATCCGGCACTCTCCTTTTGGATCACATCTCCCATACGCGGCCCGGGTTCCTCCCTCCTCTCAACGTCAACCCCCAGCGACCCATTCCTGATATCCGGGCTAATGGAAAACCCACCTCTCCGGTTCATTCCGGAAGCAAGATCCTGCTGCCGGTCGCCCCTTCATCTCCAAAACGGCCAGACTTCAAGATGAAGAAGAAACTGATAAGGAGACACTCGATGCAGACGGAGCAAATGAAGCAGCTTTCGACTTTCCGGGAAATCCTCACGGAAAAG AGTGACATGAATGGACTGAGCATGTGGAACTCATCGACAACAGCAATCTTTCTGAAACGATTGTGA